From a single Chloroflexota bacterium genomic region:
- a CDS encoding IS21 family transposase yields CAPYRAQTKGKVERFIRYLRHSFYVPLASRLAQEGLIVDRETANLAARRWLREVANARVHGTTGDIPAERLAIEQTQLQPVPTPYGGRSVRSMQSPKPVPIIGLQHPLSIYDAFAGGGR; encoded by the coding sequence TGTGTGCGCCATATCGGGCGCAGACCAAGGGCAAGGTCGAGCGGTTCATCCGTTACCTGCGGCACAGCTTCTATGTGCCGCTTGCCAGCCGCCTCGCCCAGGAAGGGCTGATCGTCGATCGGGAGACCGCAAACCTGGCGGCCAGGCGCTGGCTGCGCGAGGTGGCGAACGCTCGGGTGCACGGCACCACGGGCGACATTCCGGCCGAGCGGCTGGCGATCGAGCAAACGCAGTTGCAGCCGGTGCCGACACCTTACGGCGGCCGCAGCGTGCGCTCGATGCAAAGCCCGAAGCCGGTGCCGATCATCGGCCTGCAGCACCCATTGTCGATTTACGACGCCTTTGCCGGCGGTGGCCGATGA